A window of the Priestia filamentosa genome harbors these coding sequences:
- a CDS encoding manganese catalase family protein — protein STFNREYEKSDVAYTFMSCSEGTESEQGRWASGPSMDGLSEFKYEAKPVATGQAPHLNPAPGYIHDTPLSDKETK, from the coding sequence AGCACCTTTAATCGAGAGTATGAGAAGTCAGATGTAGCCTATACCTTTATGAGTTGTTCAGAAGGAACAGAAAGTGAGCAGGGACGATGGGCTTCCGGCCCATCTATGGATGGGTTAAGTGAGTTTAAATATGAGGCAAAACCAGTAGCAACAGGACAGGCCCCTCATTTAAACCCAGCTCCAGGCTATATTCATGATACGCCGTTATCAGATAAGGAAAC